The window GGGGGAACCGGCCGGTTCACATGGACGAGTTCCCCGTCCACCAGGTCCCCGACGAGTACCCGTACCACTCCGATGGGAAGATCGAGTTCGGCGGCGAGTTCGGCGACCGACTGCGGGGCGTCACGGCACAGCTCGACGATGTCCACATGTTCCGGGGACAGGGTCGAGTCCGGTTCCGGATCGTCCGCGTGCGACTCCGTCACGACCACCGCGATGAGGTCGAGGCGGTGCTGGGCCGCGCTGGTGGTGCGGCCGCGCGTCATGGCGTACGGACGGACGACCGGTCCGGCCTCGTCGTCGAACCAGTGGCTGCTTCCCTGACCGTCTGCGCTCATGTCATCCCACTACCCGCCCGCGGGCAGATCGGTGCGCGGAGCGGTGCCCAGATGCACACCGACCCGCTTGACCAGAAGCGTCA of the Streptomyces sp. NBC_00287 genome contains:
- a CDS encoding DUF742 domain-containing protein; this encodes MSADGQGSSHWFDDEAGPVVRPYAMTRGRTTSAAQHRLDLIAVVVTESHADDPEPDSTLSPEHVDIVELCRDAPQSVAELAAELDLPIGVVRVLVGDLVDGELVHVNRPVPPAELVDESILRDVINGLRAL